In Candidatus Methylomirabilota bacterium, the following proteins share a genomic window:
- a CDS encoding PPC domain-containing DNA-binding protein, whose product MKTRLLHDKEEKTFVLVFDRGDEVMAGLTSFAERERLAASHFTAIGAFSSAVLGYFDRQRKDYARIPVREQVEVLSLIGDVATKDGRPAVHAHVVVGKSDGTAHGGHLLEAHVWPTLEVILTESPRHLRRRLDAATGLALIDLGAA is encoded by the coding sequence ATGAAGACGCGACTGCTTCACGACAAGGAGGAAAAGACGTTCGTCCTCGTCTTCGACCGGGGCGACGAGGTCATGGCCGGACTCACGAGCTTCGCCGAGCGGGAGCGGCTCGCGGCCAGCCACTTCACGGCGATCGGCGCCTTCAGCAGCGCCGTGCTCGGCTACTTCGACCGCCAGCGGAAGGACTATGCGCGGATCCCGGTCCGGGAGCAGGTGGAGGTGCTGTCGCTGATCGGGGACGTGGCCACCAAGGACGGCCGGCCCGCCGTCCATGCCCACGTGGTGGTCGGCAAATCGGATGGCACGGCCCACGGCGGGCACCTCCTCGAAGCCCACGTGTGGCCGACGCTGGAGGTGATCCTCACGGAATCCCCGCGACATCTCCGGCGCCGTCTCGACGCGGCGACGGGGCTCGCGCTGATCGACCTCGGGGCAGCCTGA